Proteins from a single region of Microbacterium sp. zg-Y818:
- a CDS encoding MBL fold metallo-hydrolase, producing MRVTKHEHACLRLERDGKTIIIDPGSFTLPLTDVKNLVAIVLTHEHPDHWTPDHLDRLTALAPRVPIFAPAGVAAAAPGYDITVVAPGDTVTVDPFTLVFYGGRHAVIHESIPVIDNVGVLVNDDFYYPGDSYAVPKGAEVRLLAAPVGAPWLKIGEAMDFVLAVKPRRAFGTHDMTLSRAGLQMGRARLKWATEQNAGEFLELEPGNSVDL from the coding sequence ATGCGAGTCACAAAGCACGAACATGCCTGCCTGCGCCTCGAGCGCGATGGAAAGACGATCATCATCGACCCGGGTTCCTTCACCCTCCCCCTGACGGATGTGAAGAACCTCGTCGCCATCGTCCTCACCCACGAGCACCCCGACCACTGGACGCCCGATCATCTGGACCGGCTGACGGCTCTGGCGCCGCGCGTGCCCATCTTCGCACCGGCCGGAGTCGCGGCCGCCGCCCCCGGATACGACATCACGGTCGTCGCCCCCGGTGACACCGTCACGGTCGACCCGTTCACACTGGTGTTCTACGGCGGACGGCACGCGGTGATCCACGAGTCCATCCCGGTCATCGACAACGTCGGTGTGCTCGTCAACGACGACTTCTATTACCCCGGGGACTCCTACGCCGTGCCCAAGGGTGCGGAGGTGCGGCTGCTGGCGGCGCCGGTGGGTGCGCCGTGGCTGAAGATCGGCGAGGCGATGGACTTCGTCCTCGCCGTGAAGCCCCGCCGGGCCTTCGGCACCCACGACATGACGCTCTCCCGCGCCGGACTGCAGATGGGCCGCGCCCGCCTGAAGTGGGCGACGGAGCAGAACGCCGGCGAGTTCCTCGAGCTCGAACCCGGCAACTCGGTCGACCTGTAG
- a CDS encoding HPr family phosphocarrier protein, whose amino-acid sequence MAERQATIASSSGLHARPAKLFVQAVQEKSVPVTIAVEGGPDLNAGSILSLMGLGASNGTVVTLKAEGEGAEQALDELVALLETDLDAQ is encoded by the coding sequence ATGGCAGAACGCCAGGCCACGATCGCCAGCAGCTCCGGACTGCACGCCCGCCCCGCAAAGCTCTTCGTGCAGGCGGTGCAGGAGAAGAGCGTGCCGGTCACCATCGCGGTCGAGGGCGGACCCGACCTCAACGCCGGCAGCATCCTGTCGCTCATGGGGCTCGGTGCCTCGAACGGCACGGTCGTGACGCTCAAGGCCGAAGGCGAGGGCGCCGAGCAGGCGCTGGACGAGCTCGTCGCGCTGCTGGAGACGGATCTCGACGCGCAGTGA
- a CDS encoding fructose-specific PTS transporter subunit EIIC, giving the protein MTETITTELVSLDEPLGDDKRAVIHALAARVAAQGRATDADALAADAWAREQKDETGLPGGIAIPHAKSAAVTQASLAFARLKPGVPFGAPDGPADLVFLIAAPEGAAEAHLAVLSKLARSLMQEDFTSALRSATSADEVVHIVRRAIGEEAAAEPTPVSASAAASSTAAPATAPQAEGAIPPAPQSSGATPELTVDGRPARIVAVTSCATGIAHTFMAADALSAAGKKAGIDLVVEPQGSSGYKALPKDVIERADAVIFATDVDVREPQRFAGKPVVRSGVKRGIEQPTQMIAEAVAAAKDPQAQRVTGDAAASTQTTADRPGAGASIQRWLLTGVSYMIPFVAGGGLLMALGFLLGGYEVSNDAASVIIENSLWELPAGGLGQYLGSVAFMIGNTSMGFLVAALAGYIAFAIADRPGIAPGFVAGAVAVLMNAGFIGGIVGGLLAGGVAWWLGRLDAPRWLRGLMPVVIIPLLASIVASGLMVLFLGRPIAWLMEQMTNGLNDLAATGLIVVVGVIVGLMMCFDLGGPVNKVAYAFAVAGLGTASATNTTPYLIMAAVMCAGMVPPLAMALASTVLARNLFTPVERENGKAAWLLGASFISEGAIPFAAADPLRVIPATMVGGAVTGALSMLFAVESRAPHGGLFVWFAIEPFWGFLVALAAGTVVSALVVVALKKWVAPKEFAEAEKAPAAQVPATV; this is encoded by the coding sequence ATGACCGAGACCATCACCACTGAGCTCGTCAGCCTCGACGAACCGCTCGGCGACGACAAGCGGGCCGTCATCCACGCTCTCGCGGCGCGGGTGGCGGCACAGGGACGCGCGACCGATGCCGACGCCCTCGCGGCCGACGCGTGGGCGCGTGAGCAGAAAGACGAGACGGGGCTGCCCGGCGGCATCGCGATTCCGCATGCCAAGAGCGCCGCCGTCACGCAGGCCTCACTGGCCTTCGCGCGGCTGAAGCCGGGCGTACCGTTCGGCGCCCCCGACGGTCCCGCGGACCTGGTATTCCTCATCGCCGCGCCCGAGGGAGCGGCCGAGGCGCATCTGGCCGTCCTGTCCAAGCTCGCCCGCTCGCTGATGCAGGAGGACTTCACCTCGGCGCTGCGCTCCGCCACGAGCGCGGACGAGGTGGTGCACATCGTCCGCCGCGCGATCGGGGAAGAGGCGGCGGCAGAGCCGACTCCGGTCAGCGCGTCGGCTGCGGCGTCGTCGACGGCGGCGCCGGCGACGGCCCCGCAGGCTGAGGGCGCGATTCCCCCCGCTCCGCAGAGCTCCGGCGCGACGCCCGAGCTCACCGTCGACGGCCGCCCCGCGCGCATCGTCGCCGTCACCTCGTGCGCCACCGGCATCGCGCACACCTTCATGGCGGCCGACGCTCTCAGTGCCGCAGGTAAGAAGGCAGGGATCGACCTGGTGGTCGAGCCGCAGGGCTCCAGCGGGTACAAGGCATTGCCCAAGGACGTGATCGAGCGGGCGGATGCCGTGATCTTCGCGACCGACGTCGACGTGCGCGAGCCGCAGCGTTTCGCGGGCAAGCCGGTCGTGCGCTCCGGCGTCAAGCGCGGCATCGAACAGCCGACGCAGATGATCGCCGAGGCGGTCGCCGCCGCAAAGGACCCACAGGCACAGCGAGTCACGGGCGACGCGGCCGCGTCAACCCAGACGACCGCCGACCGCCCCGGCGCGGGGGCGAGCATCCAGCGCTGGCTGCTGACCGGTGTCAGCTACATGATCCCGTTCGTCGCCGGCGGCGGGCTGCTGATGGCGCTCGGCTTCCTGCTCGGCGGATACGAGGTCAGCAACGACGCGGCATCCGTCATCATCGAGAACTCCCTGTGGGAGCTTCCTGCCGGCGGTCTCGGCCAATATCTCGGATCCGTCGCCTTCATGATCGGCAACACGTCGATGGGCTTCCTGGTCGCTGCGCTGGCCGGATACATCGCGTTCGCGATCGCCGACAGGCCGGGCATCGCGCCCGGATTCGTCGCGGGCGCCGTCGCAGTGCTCATGAACGCCGGCTTCATCGGCGGCATCGTCGGCGGTCTCCTCGCAGGTGGTGTGGCGTGGTGGCTCGGCAGGCTCGACGCGCCGCGCTGGCTGCGCGGGCTCATGCCGGTCGTGATCATCCCGCTGCTGGCATCCATCGTGGCCTCCGGCCTCATGGTGCTCTTCCTGGGTCGTCCCATCGCCTGGCTCATGGAGCAGATGACCAACGGCCTCAACGACCTCGCCGCCACCGGGCTGATCGTCGTGGTCGGCGTGATCGTGGGACTGATGATGTGCTTCGACCTGGGCGGACCGGTCAACAAGGTCGCGTACGCCTTCGCCGTCGCGGGGCTGGGCACGGCCTCGGCCACGAACACGACGCCGTACCTGATCATGGCCGCGGTGATGTGCGCCGGCATGGTCCCGCCGCTCGCCATGGCGCTGGCCTCCACTGTGCTCGCGCGCAACCTCTTCACTCCGGTCGAGCGCGAGAACGGCAAGGCCGCCTGGCTGCTGGGTGCCTCGTTCATCTCCGAAGGCGCCATCCCGTTCGCCGCAGCCGACCCGCTGCGCGTCATCCCCGCGACCATGGTCGGCGGCGCGGTCACCGGCGCGCTCAGCATGCTGTTCGCGGTGGAGTCGCGTGCGCCGCACGGCGGCCTCTTCGTCTGGTTCGCCATCGAGCCCTTCTGGGGGTTCCTGGTGGCGCTGGCGGCAGGTACCGTCGTGAGTGCGCTCGTCGTCGTGGCCCTCAAGAAGTGGGTCGCGCCGAAGGAGTTCGCCGAGGCCGAGAAGGCTCCCGCCGCTCAGGTTCCGGCAACCGTTTGA
- a CDS encoding 1-phosphofructokinase has product MIVTLTANPSLDRAVELAAPLEVGGVQVARGAREDAGGKGINVSRVCAASDVPTLALLPLAADDPFAVSLQATGIPAITVPVAGHARANITITDPAGETTKVNLRGAALGDAERAAVVETVVESCAGAQWLVLAGSLPPGVPEGFYVEVIDAVRRRWADAAPRIAVDTSGPALAAVVAQARPDLIKPNEHELADLAGIALDPEADLVTAVLPVARRLVPAQVGAALVTLGGDGAVLVTANGAWAGRPPRIRVHSTVGAGDSSLAGYLIADARGAEPAERLRSSIRYGAAAASLPGTQAPRPSDLPTGDVPVRTIDD; this is encoded by the coding sequence ATGATCGTCACCCTCACCGCGAACCCGTCGCTGGACCGTGCGGTCGAGCTCGCAGCCCCGCTCGAGGTCGGGGGCGTGCAGGTCGCCCGCGGCGCCCGGGAGGATGCCGGCGGCAAGGGCATCAACGTCTCGCGGGTGTGTGCGGCGTCCGATGTGCCGACCCTCGCCCTGCTGCCGCTGGCCGCCGATGACCCGTTCGCGGTCTCGCTCCAGGCCACCGGCATCCCTGCCATCACGGTGCCCGTCGCCGGCCACGCCCGCGCGAACATCACGATCACCGACCCGGCCGGCGAGACCACCAAGGTCAACCTCCGTGGGGCAGCCCTCGGTGACGCCGAGCGCGCCGCCGTGGTCGAAACGGTCGTCGAATCGTGTGCGGGAGCGCAGTGGCTCGTGCTGGCAGGATCCCTTCCCCCCGGTGTGCCCGAGGGGTTCTACGTCGAGGTCATCGACGCCGTTCGCCGGCGTTGGGCGGATGCCGCCCCCCGCATCGCCGTCGACACATCGGGGCCGGCGCTGGCGGCGGTGGTCGCGCAGGCCCGTCCCGACCTCATCAAGCCGAACGAGCATGAGCTTGCCGACCTTGCCGGCATTGCGCTGGACCCCGAGGCCGACCTCGTCACCGCAGTGCTGCCGGTCGCCCGGCGACTCGTGCCGGCGCAGGTCGGCGCGGCCTTGGTGACGCTCGGCGGCGACGGCGCCGTGCTGGTCACCGCGAACGGCGCGTGGGCCGGTCGTCCGCCGCGCATCCGCGTGCACTCCACCGTCGGCGCGGGCGACAGCTCGCTGGCCGGCTACCTCATCGCCGACGCGCGCGGCGCCGAACCCGCCGAGCGGCTGCGCAGCTCCATCCGGTACGGCGCCGCAGCGGCGTCACTCCCGGGCACACAAGCACCACGGCCCTCCGACCTTCCGACCGGCGACGTGCCGGTGCGGACCATCGACGACTGA
- a CDS encoding DeoR/GlpR family DNA-binding transcription regulator, with protein MYAMERHQLIERLVVQDGRVAVVDLADRFGVTTETVRRDLDQLERAGALRRVHGGAVARERTSLVEPSLVERSSQRGAAKQAIAGRALDVLGDGFRGSVYIDAGTTTAAVATLLPARLAETDGTAEVVTHAMSVAGVLAGAPRLSLTVIGGRVRSLTGAAVGSHTVRAIEGLRPDVAFIGTNGISAGFGLSTPDPEEAAVKRAIVQSSRRVVVVSDAQKFDAELLVAFAGLDDIDVVVADRAPGDALGAALHEAGTEVWTA; from the coding sequence GTGTACGCGATGGAACGCCACCAGTTGATCGAGAGACTTGTCGTGCAGGACGGTCGTGTGGCCGTCGTCGATCTCGCCGACCGCTTCGGCGTCACGACGGAAACGGTGCGGCGCGATCTCGACCAGCTCGAACGAGCGGGCGCGTTGCGACGAGTGCACGGCGGCGCGGTGGCGCGCGAGCGCACGAGCCTTGTGGAGCCGTCGCTGGTCGAACGCTCTTCGCAGCGGGGAGCCGCCAAGCAGGCCATCGCCGGCCGTGCCCTAGACGTGCTCGGCGACGGGTTCCGCGGCTCGGTCTACATCGATGCCGGGACCACGACCGCTGCGGTCGCAACGCTCCTTCCCGCTCGCCTCGCCGAAACCGACGGCACCGCCGAGGTCGTCACCCACGCGATGTCGGTGGCGGGCGTCCTCGCCGGTGCGCCCCGTCTTTCGCTCACCGTCATCGGCGGGCGGGTGCGCAGCCTGACCGGGGCCGCTGTGGGTTCCCACACCGTGCGCGCCATCGAGGGGCTGCGCCCCGACGTCGCCTTCATCGGCACCAACGGCATCTCCGCGGGGTTCGGGCTCAGCACCCCCGATCCCGAGGAGGCGGCCGTCAAGCGCGCGATCGTGCAGAGTTCCCGGCGCGTGGTCGTCGTGAGCGATGCCCAGAAGTTCGACGCCGAACTGCTGGTCGCCTTCGCCGGCCTCGACGACATCGACGTCGTGGTCGCCGACCGTGCCCCCGGTGACGCCCTCGGCGCCGCGCTTCACGAAGCGGGGACGGAGGTGTGGACCGCATGA
- a CDS encoding winged helix-turn-helix domain-containing protein has product MSDDEITDVPALRNLAARVTVLEEQLARRDDRTPPPRADDADAFWALRRVEAERADHPPLAEGVVMIVGSLTLPTGAPVAWQEGAPTQGLLEADWSEHAAAFQALAHPVRLELLRRILTGTTTTSELAGIDSLGTTGQLHHHLRQLIAAGWVRQSARGTYEVPAARVVPLLSSLLGTGR; this is encoded by the coding sequence ATGAGCGATGACGAGATCACCGACGTCCCTGCCCTCCGCAACCTGGCCGCACGGGTCACGGTGCTGGAGGAGCAGCTGGCCCGACGCGACGACCGCACTCCCCCGCCGCGCGCCGATGACGCCGATGCCTTCTGGGCGCTGCGACGGGTGGAGGCGGAGCGCGCCGACCATCCCCCCCTCGCCGAGGGCGTCGTCATGATCGTCGGGTCGCTCACCCTGCCCACGGGCGCCCCCGTCGCCTGGCAGGAGGGCGCCCCCACTCAAGGACTGCTCGAGGCGGACTGGTCGGAGCATGCCGCCGCGTTCCAGGCGCTCGCTCATCCGGTGCGCTTGGAGCTGCTGCGCCGCATCCTGACCGGCACGACCACGACCTCGGAGCTCGCCGGCATCGACTCCCTCGGCACCACTGGCCAGCTCCACCACCACCTGCGCCAGCTGATCGCCGCCGGCTGGGTGCGCCAGAGCGCACGCGGCACCTATGAGGTGCCGGCGGCGCGGGTTGTGCCCCTGCTGTCGAGCCTGCTGGGGACCGGGCGATGA
- a CDS encoding M23 family metallopeptidase yields the protein MSAFARALYRVRGPLYYGAALVLIVGVLLGLVLDGGTADRVRSALMGVAVVVALGCAALAVLGPRLLTTRSPRTVHSPVQGRWLAINSPASAVPSHGVRAYGQAYAVDLISDPLENPRPIFGGPRAMPPASDYPALGQPVLAMIDGVVVRASHWRRDHRARANNAGVAYMMAEGMLREVGGPGFIVGNHVTIRGDDGIYALVAHLQQGSVTVSPGERVTAGQQIGRCGNSGNTSEPHVHAQLMDRASLWTAQGVPLAFAGIRTTPESAPLDGVPENGQHLLARHLSTAERGA from the coding sequence ATGAGCGCGTTCGCCCGCGCCCTGTACCGCGTCCGCGGCCCGCTCTACTACGGCGCCGCGCTGGTGCTCATCGTCGGCGTGCTGCTGGGCCTCGTGCTCGACGGCGGCACCGCCGATCGCGTCCGCAGCGCGCTCATGGGTGTCGCCGTCGTCGTCGCTCTCGGCTGCGCCGCCCTGGCAGTCCTGGGCCCGCGCCTTCTCACCACCCGTTCCCCCCGGACGGTGCACTCGCCCGTGCAGGGTCGCTGGCTCGCCATCAACAGCCCGGCCTCCGCCGTCCCCAGTCATGGGGTGCGCGCATACGGTCAGGCGTACGCCGTCGACCTGATCAGCGACCCGCTCGAGAACCCGCGTCCGATCTTCGGCGGCCCGCGCGCAATGCCGCCGGCGTCGGACTACCCCGCGTTGGGCCAGCCGGTGCTGGCGATGATCGACGGTGTCGTCGTGCGGGCGTCGCACTGGCGTCGGGACCATCGGGCGCGGGCGAACAACGCCGGGGTCGCCTACATGATGGCCGAGGGGATGCTGCGCGAGGTCGGCGGCCCGGGATTCATCGTGGGCAACCACGTCACCATCCGCGGCGATGACGGCATCTACGCGCTTGTCGCCCACCTGCAGCAGGGCTCGGTCACGGTGAGCCCCGGGGAGCGCGTGACCGCAGGCCAGCAGATCGGCCGGTGCGGCAACTCGGGCAACACCAGCGAACCGCACGTACACGCACAGCTGATGGACCGCGCGTCGCTGTGGACCGCGCAGGGTGTGCCGCTCGCGTTCGCCGGCATCCGCACGACACCCGAGTCGGCGCCGCTGGACGGGGTGCCCGAGAACGGCCAGCACCTCCTGGCGCGCCACCTGAGCACTGCCGAGCGGGGCGCCTGA
- the gltX gene encoding glutamate--tRNA ligase, with protein MSSAPHPLTTTASGSDVRVRFCPSPTGLPHVGMVRTALYNWGYARHTGGKMIFRVEDTDAARDSEESYRQLVDALTWLEIDWDEGVEKGGPHAPYRQSQRGDIYAGVLQQLIDAGAVYESYSTAEEIDARNEANGRAKQLGYDNFDRHLTDEQKAAFRAEGREPAWRLRVPDEDVTYVDLIRGEVTFPAGSFPDFVVVRAGGQPLYTFTNPVDDALMGITHVIRGEDLMPSTARQLALYAALIDAGVTTFVPRFGHMPLVLGEVGNKKLSKRDPKADLFLQREKGFIHEGLLNYLALLGWSLSHDRDVFSLEEFIAAFDIVDVNPNPARFDQKKAESINGDHIRMLDAEDFAARIVPYLVNAGVIADPPTPQQQQMIAASAPLVQERVQLLGEVPPLLGFLFTDEIEYQDDALKSLPANAGEVLVASVAALELVAEQSFTAAAVQEALAAALIEGLGLKPRVAYGPLRVALSGRRISPPLFESMELLGKAETLRRLGALVERTA; from the coding sequence ATGTCCTCTGCACCGCACCCCCTGACCACGACCGCCTCCGGCTCCGACGTCCGCGTCCGCTTCTGCCCCTCGCCGACGGGTCTTCCGCACGTCGGCATGGTGCGCACCGCCCTCTACAACTGGGGCTACGCGCGTCACACCGGCGGCAAGATGATCTTCCGCGTGGAAGACACCGACGCCGCCCGCGACAGCGAGGAGAGCTACCGCCAGCTCGTCGACGCGCTGACCTGGCTCGAGATCGACTGGGACGAGGGGGTCGAGAAGGGCGGTCCGCACGCTCCGTACCGGCAGTCCCAGCGCGGCGACATCTACGCCGGCGTGCTGCAGCAGCTCATCGATGCGGGAGCCGTCTACGAGTCGTACTCCACCGCGGAGGAGATCGACGCCCGCAACGAAGCCAACGGCCGCGCCAAGCAGCTCGGCTACGACAACTTCGACCGCCACCTCACCGACGAGCAGAAAGCCGCCTTCCGCGCCGAGGGCCGCGAGCCGGCGTGGCGCCTGCGCGTGCCGGACGAAGACGTCACCTACGTCGACCTCATCCGCGGCGAGGTCACGTTCCCGGCAGGCTCCTTCCCCGACTTCGTCGTGGTGCGCGCCGGCGGACAGCCGCTCTACACCTTCACCAACCCGGTCGACGATGCGCTCATGGGCATCACCCACGTCATCCGCGGTGAGGATCTCATGCCCTCCACCGCCCGTCAGCTGGCGCTGTACGCCGCGCTGATCGATGCCGGCGTCACCACCTTCGTGCCCCGGTTCGGCCACATGCCGCTCGTGCTGGGCGAGGTGGGCAACAAGAAGCTCTCCAAGCGCGACCCGAAGGCCGACCTCTTCCTGCAGCGGGAGAAGGGCTTCATCCATGAGGGCCTGCTCAACTACCTCGCCCTCCTCGGATGGTCGCTGTCGCACGACCGCGACGTGTTCTCCCTCGAGGAGTTCATCGCCGCCTTCGACATCGTCGACGTCAACCCGAACCCGGCCCGGTTCGACCAGAAGAAGGCCGAGTCGATCAACGGCGACCACATCCGCATGCTGGATGCCGAGGACTTCGCAGCCCGCATCGTCCCCTACCTCGTGAACGCGGGTGTCATCGCCGACCCGCCGACGCCGCAGCAGCAGCAGATGATCGCGGCATCCGCCCCGCTCGTGCAGGAGCGCGTGCAGCTGCTGGGGGAGGTCCCGCCGCTCCTGGGCTTCCTCTTCACCGATGAGATCGAGTACCAGGACGATGCGCTGAAGTCCCTGCCTGCGAACGCCGGTGAGGTGCTCGTGGCATCCGTCGCCGCGCTGGAACTCGTTGCCGAGCAGTCCTTCACGGCGGCCGCCGTGCAGGAGGCGCTGGCCGCGGCGCTCATCGAAGGGCTGGGACTCAAGCCCCGCGTCGCCTACGGTCCACTGCGCGTGGCGCTGAGCGGACGCCGCATCTCGCCGCCGCTGTTCGAATCGATGGAGCTGCTCGGCAAGGCCGAGACGCTGCGCCGCCTCGGCGCGCTGGTCGAGCGCACGGCCTGA
- a CDS encoding MFS transporter, translating into MPDSTAVTTPAAVAGLQRRTVTVLAAGQVLGGIAFGATVSLGALLAADLSGDDSLSGLATASVTLGAALCAIPLARLAGRRGRRVALTLGNLLALVGIATVITAAAVRSFPLLLAGVVLIGAGNAGNLQSRFAATDLAASGRRGRDLGTVVWATTVGGVIGPLMLTPGEVVGQALGMPPLTGSYAFSLVAQVAACILYLTALRPDPLLTAQRLARSGEAAREHIVETDRPLAARYAIFAVAGSHVVMASVMAMTPVHLAHLDPAHVTTIVGVTIALHVFGMYGLSPIFGILADRWGRIPTILLGQGILAASLVTAAVAPQSQVAILVALFLLGLGWSAATVSGAALLTESTLTAMRPRRQGRSDTIMTFSAAVGAVLAGVVLGWIGYGGLALVALVIVAAVTVLSPYARR; encoded by the coding sequence ATGCCTGACAGCACCGCTGTCACCACGCCGGCCGCTGTCGCCGGCCTGCAACGCCGCACCGTCACCGTCCTCGCGGCCGGGCAGGTGCTCGGCGGCATCGCGTTCGGGGCGACGGTGTCGCTCGGCGCCCTGCTGGCAGCCGACCTGTCCGGCGACGATTCCCTCTCCGGGCTCGCGACAGCCTCGGTGACCCTGGGCGCCGCGCTCTGCGCGATCCCGCTCGCGCGGCTCGCGGGCCGGCGTGGGCGTCGCGTCGCGCTCACCCTCGGCAACCTCCTCGCGCTCGTCGGTATCGCCACCGTCATCACCGCCGCCGCAGTCCGATCCTTCCCGCTGCTGCTGGCCGGGGTCGTGCTGATCGGCGCCGGCAACGCCGGCAACCTGCAGTCCCGCTTCGCCGCGACCGACCTCGCGGCATCCGGTCGCCGCGGGCGCGACCTCGGCACCGTCGTGTGGGCGACGACCGTCGGGGGTGTCATCGGGCCGCTCATGCTGACGCCGGGCGAGGTGGTCGGGCAGGCGCTCGGGATGCCGCCGCTCACCGGCTCGTACGCGTTCTCGCTCGTCGCGCAGGTCGCGGCGTGCATTCTGTATCTGACGGCGCTGCGCCCGGACCCGCTGCTGACGGCGCAACGACTCGCCCGGAGCGGCGAGGCCGCCCGGGAGCACATCGTCGAGACCGACCGGCCGCTCGCCGCCCGATACGCGATCTTCGCCGTCGCCGGCTCGCACGTCGTCATGGCCTCGGTCATGGCGATGACGCCCGTGCACCTCGCCCACCTCGATCCCGCGCATGTCACCACGATCGTCGGCGTCACGATCGCCCTGCACGTGTTCGGCATGTATGGGCTGTCGCCGATCTTCGGCATCCTGGCCGACCGCTGGGGGCGGATCCCGACGATCCTCCTCGGGCAGGGCATTCTCGCGGCCTCGCTCGTGACGGCTGCCGTCGCCCCGCAGTCTCAGGTCGCGATCCTCGTGGCGCTGTTCCTGCTGGGGCTCGGCTGGAGCGCGGCGACCGTCAGCGGGGCGGCGCTGCTGACCGAGAGCACGCTCACCGCGATGCGACCGCGCCGGCAGGGACGCAGCGACACCATCATGACGTTCTCCGCCGCCGTCGGCGCCGTGCTTGCCGGCGTCGTGCTGGGCTGGATCGGCTATGGCGGGCTCGCGCTCGTCGCGCTGGTGATCGTCGCGGCGGTCACCGTGCTGTCGCCCTACGCGCGGCGCTGA
- a CDS encoding fumarylacetoacetate hydrolase family protein, producing the protein MRIARFSHQDVISFGIVDDTDLVVLAGDPLFAGFETTGQRVPLGEVTLLAPVIPRSKIVCVGKNYRDHAAEMGGEAPAAPLLFFKPNTSVIGPGDTIVRPTQSQQTDYEGELAAVIGRVAKNVPAEKALDYVFGYTIANDVTARDLQRSDGQWARAKGFDTFCPLGPAIETDFDPAGDARVVTRVNGEVRQDGAIADMVHSVADVIAYASAAFTLLPGDVILTGTPAGVGPFVAGDTVEVEITGLGTLRNTARDA; encoded by the coding sequence GTGAGAATCGCGCGCTTCAGTCATCAGGACGTCATCTCGTTCGGCATCGTCGACGACACCGATCTCGTCGTCCTAGCCGGCGATCCGCTGTTCGCCGGCTTCGAGACGACCGGTCAGCGGGTGCCCCTCGGAGAGGTCACGCTCCTTGCCCCGGTCATCCCGCGGTCCAAGATCGTCTGCGTCGGAAAGAACTACCGGGACCACGCCGCCGAGATGGGCGGCGAGGCGCCTGCTGCGCCGCTGCTGTTCTTCAAGCCGAACACTTCCGTCATCGGCCCCGGCGACACGATCGTGCGCCCCACGCAGTCCCAGCAGACCGACTATGAGGGCGAGCTGGCGGCCGTGATCGGGCGGGTGGCGAAGAACGTCCCCGCCGAGAAGGCGCTCGACTACGTCTTCGGATACACGATCGCCAACGACGTCACCGCGCGCGACCTGCAGCGCTCCGACGGCCAGTGGGCACGGGCCAAGGGCTTCGACACCTTCTGCCCGCTGGGTCCCGCGATCGAGACCGACTTCGACCCGGCGGGCGACGCCCGGGTGGTCACGCGGGTGAACGGCGAGGTGCGCCAGGACGGCGCCATCGCCGACATGGTCCACTCCGTGGCCGACGTCATCGCCTACGCCTCGGCGGCCTTCACGCTGCTGCCAGGTGACGTGATCCTCACGGGCACCCCCGCCGGGGTGGGGCCGTTCGTCGCGGGCGACACGGTCGAGGTCGAGATCACCGGACTCGGGACGTTGCGCAACACCGCGCGCGATGCCTGA